A window of Bos taurus isolate L1 Dominette 01449 registration number 42190680 breed Hereford chromosome 8, ARS-UCD2.0, whole genome shotgun sequence contains these coding sequences:
- the NUDT18 gene encoding 8-oxo-dGDP phosphatase NUDT18 isoform X2, with product MASEGLRGALTAVLGGRGLLVQNYDSGPAGEPPAPVRLRRNVCYVVLAVFLNEQDEVLLVQEAKKECRGSWYLPAGRMEPGETIVEALQREVKEEAGLQCEPLTLLSVEERGPSWIRFAFLTRPTGGILKTSKEADAESLQAGWYPRTSLPTPLRAQDILHLVDLAAQYRQRARHPLLLPQELPCSLVCQRLVATFTNVQTVWVLVGTVGTPHLPVTACGFTPMEQRGGIKMAVLRLLQECLSLHHLAVETQGLLGLQHLGKDLTDGICMNVLVTVAFRNPGLQNEPPKVRGENFFWWKVVEEDLQNQLLQRLRDSSVVPINR from the exons ATGGCTTCGGAAGGCCTGAGAGGGGCGCTGACGGCCGTGCTGGGGGGCCGGGGGCTGCTCGTGCAGAACTATGATTCGGGGCCGGCTGGGGAGCCGCCGGCGCCGGTGCGGCTGCGGAGGAATGTCTGCTACGTGGTGCTGGCCGTGTTTCTCAACGAGCAG gATGAGGTGCTACTGGTCCAGGAGGCCAAGAAGGAGTGCCGTGGGTCGTGGTACCTTCCTGCGGGGCGGATGGAGCCTGGGGAGACCATTGTGGAGGCGCTGCAGCGGGAGGTGAAGGAGGAGGCTGGGCTGCAGTGTGAGCCTCTGACATTGCTGTCTGTGGAGGAGCGGGGCCCCTCCTGGATCCGCTTCGCATTCCTCACCCGCCCCACAG GTGGAATTCTCAAGACTTCCAAGGAAGCAGATGCAGAGTCCCTACAGGCTGGCTGGTACCCACGAACCTCACTGCCTACCCCACTGCGGGCCCAGGACATTCTTCATCTGGTCGACCTCGCTGCCCAGTATCGCCAGCGAGCCAGgcaccctctcctccttccccaagaGCTTCCCTGCAGTCTGGTCTGCCAGCGGCTCGTGGCCACTTTCACCAACGTCCAGACAGTGTGGGTGTTGGTGGGCACAGTGGGGACGCCTCACTTGCCTGTCACAGCCTGTGGCTTCACTCCCATGGAGCAGAGGGGCGGCATCAAGATGGCCGTCCTGCGGCTGCTACAGGAGTGTCTGAGCCTGCACCACTTGGCAGTAGAGACCCAGGGGTTGCTTGGACTGCAACATCTGGGCAAAGACCTAACGGATGGTATCTGCATGAACGTGCTGGTCACCGTGGCTTTTCGGAATCCAGGCCTCCAAAATGAGCCCCCAAAGGTTCGGGGTGAGAACTTTTTTTGGTGGAAGGTGGTGGAGGAAGACCTGCAAAACCAGCTTTTACAGAGGCTTCGGGACTCGTCTGTCGTCCCAATCAACAGATAG
- the NUDT18 gene encoding 8-oxo-dGDP phosphatase NUDT18 isoform X1, translated as MASEGLRGALTAVLGGRGLLVQNYDSGPAGEPPAPVRLRRNVCYVVLAVFLNEQDEVLLVQEAKKECRGSWYLPAGRMEPGETIVEALQREVKEEAGLQCEPLTLLSVEERGPSWIRFAFLTRPTGMAQQVAAWAEGSRHRSPGLYSGGILKTSKEADAESLQAGWYPRTSLPTPLRAQDILHLVDLAAQYRQRARHPLLLPQELPCSLVCQRLVATFTNVQTVWVLVGTVGTPHLPVTACGFTPMEQRGGIKMAVLRLLQECLSLHHLAVETQGLLGLQHLGKDLTDGICMNVLVTVAFRNPGLQNEPPKVRGENFFWWKVVEEDLQNQLLQRLRDSSVVPINR; from the exons ATGGCTTCGGAAGGCCTGAGAGGGGCGCTGACGGCCGTGCTGGGGGGCCGGGGGCTGCTCGTGCAGAACTATGATTCGGGGCCGGCTGGGGAGCCGCCGGCGCCGGTGCGGCTGCGGAGGAATGTCTGCTACGTGGTGCTGGCCGTGTTTCTCAACGAGCAG gATGAGGTGCTACTGGTCCAGGAGGCCAAGAAGGAGTGCCGTGGGTCGTGGTACCTTCCTGCGGGGCGGATGGAGCCTGGGGAGACCATTGTGGAGGCGCTGCAGCGGGAGGTGAAGGAGGAGGCTGGGCTGCAGTGTGAGCCTCTGACATTGCTGTCTGTGGAGGAGCGGGGCCCCTCCTGGATCCGCTTCGCATTCCTCACCCGCCCCACAGGTATGGCCCAGCAGGTGGCAGCGTGGGCTGAGGGCAGTAGACACCGGTCCCCTGGCTTGTACTCAG GTGGAATTCTCAAGACTTCCAAGGAAGCAGATGCAGAGTCCCTACAGGCTGGCTGGTACCCACGAACCTCACTGCCTACCCCACTGCGGGCCCAGGACATTCTTCATCTGGTCGACCTCGCTGCCCAGTATCGCCAGCGAGCCAGgcaccctctcctccttccccaagaGCTTCCCTGCAGTCTGGTCTGCCAGCGGCTCGTGGCCACTTTCACCAACGTCCAGACAGTGTGGGTGTTGGTGGGCACAGTGGGGACGCCTCACTTGCCTGTCACAGCCTGTGGCTTCACTCCCATGGAGCAGAGGGGCGGCATCAAGATGGCCGTCCTGCGGCTGCTACAGGAGTGTCTGAGCCTGCACCACTTGGCAGTAGAGACCCAGGGGTTGCTTGGACTGCAACATCTGGGCAAAGACCTAACGGATGGTATCTGCATGAACGTGCTGGTCACCGTGGCTTTTCGGAATCCAGGCCTCCAAAATGAGCCCCCAAAGGTTCGGGGTGAGAACTTTTTTTGGTGGAAGGTGGTGGAGGAAGACCTGCAAAACCAGCTTTTACAGAGGCTTCGGGACTCGTCTGTCGTCCCAATCAACAGATAG
- the HR gene encoding lysine-specific demethylase hairless, whose translation MEGPPSFLKDSPAWEKTAPENGITGRELDTPPRDGLRPAAMCLGEPAPFWRGVLSTPGSWLPPGFPQGPKDTLPLVEGEGPRNGERKAGWPSSKDGLRWKEAMLTRPLAFCGSSCPPRYSPLVPEHNGGHPKSEPVAFRPLHCPFLLETKILERAPFWMPTCLPPYLVSSLPPEHPCDWPLAPHPWVYSGGQPKVPSTFSLGSKGFYHKDPSILRLAKDPLATVEPGLLGSAPGGHLQRTGEVEHPSLHQRDGETGVGRHPNLCPLLLGHPDTVPRTPWPTCSPGLVHTLGNVWAVPGGGSLGYQLGPSATTRCPSPGPPTTQAGYCSSHPPARDDPCGQCQEDLEGATSEPSESSEEACKTPGPRACPPSHHTKLKKTWLTRHSEQFGCPDSCPGEEESPAAQLRARKRSSSPEVQGTASSPAAKRPTGPFPGSVGQGARGRQEVLDSLFGNKAETEQCGDHRGTRDDGASLQAPGLQETPRVAPVAGITQCQGCAQAAGETGGPARYSQPLSRLPLGEEQPQEEDLAASSEEGGGSGLEAGLSVGLAKHLLSALGDRLCRVLRREREALAWAHQEGQAPVGTEDDPSLPRCCSHCHHGLFNTHWRCPRCSHRLCVACGRMAGAGRTREKAGSQGQSTEKCGQEVGHSASSLMLTQFVSSQALAELSAAMHQVWVKFDIRGHCPCQADARLWTAGDGGPQKEPMEKTPPTPQPSCNGETNRTKDIKEETPDSTETPAEDRASRGPLPCPSLCELLASTAVKLCLGHERIHMAFAPVTPALPSDDRITNILDSIIAQVVERKIQEKALGPGLRAGPGLRAGPGLRKGLGLPLSPVRPRLPPPGALLWLQEPRPQRGFHLFQEHWRQGQPVLVSGIQRTLQGHLWGSEALGALGGQVQALTPLGPPQPTSLGSATFWEGFSRPESRPKSDEGSVFLLHRALGDEDTSRVENLAASLPLPEYCAHHGKLNLASYLPPGPVLRPLEPQLWAAYGVSPHRGHLGTKNLCVEVTDLVSVLVHAEAPLPTWRRTQKDFLSGLDGEGLWSPGSQVSTVWHVFRAQDAQRIRRFLQMVCPTGAGNLEPGTPGRCYLDAGLRRRLREEWGVSCWTLLQAPGEAVLVPAGAPHQVQCLVSTVSVTQHFLSPETSALSAQLCHQGPSLPTAHRLLYAQMDWAVFQAVKVAVGTLQEAK comes from the exons ATGGAGGGTCCGCCCAGCTTCCTGAAGGACAGCCCAGCCTGGGAGAAGACAGCCCCTGAGAACGGGATCACAGGACGGGAGCTAGACACCCCACCGCGAGATGGCCTGCGCCCTGCGGCAATGTGCCTGGGAGAGCCCGCTCCCTTCTGGAGGGGTGTCCTgagcaccccaggctcctggcTGCCCCCTGGCTTCCCTCAGGGCCCCAAGGACACGCTCCCACTGGTGGAGGGTGAAGGTCCCCGGAATGGAGAGAGGAAGGCTGGCTGGCCAAGCAGCAAGGACGGGCTGCGCTGGAAGGAGGCGATGCTTACCCGTCCACTGGCATTCTGTGGGTCATCGTGCCCACCTCGCTACAGCCCCCTGGTTCCTGAGCATAATGGTGGCCATCCCAAGAGTGAACCTGTGGCCTTCCGGCCCTTGCACTGCCCCTTCCTTCTGGAGACCAAGATCCTGGAGCGAGCTCCTTTCTGGATGCCCACCTGCTTGCCACCCTACCTAGTGTCCAGCCTGCCCCCAGAGCATCCATGTGACTGGCCCTTGGCCCCACACCCCTGGGTGTACTCCGGAGGCCAGCCCAAAGTGCCCTCCACCTTCAGCTTAGGCAGCAAG GGCTTTTACCACAAGGATCCAAGCATACTCAGGCTGGCAAAGGACCCATTGGCAACTGTGGAACCTGGGTTGCTGGGCTCAGCCCCTGGTGGACATCTCCAGAGAACTGGGGAAGTGGAACACCCTTCTCTCCACCAGAGGGATGGAGAGACAGGAGTTGGCAGGCATCCGAAcctttgcccccttctcctgggaCATCCAGACACTGTGCCCCGGACCCCGTGGCCCACTTGTTCCCCAGGCTTGGTTCATACTCTTGGCAATGTCTGGGCTGTCCCCGGAGGTGGGAGCCTTGGGTACCAGCTGGGGCCATCAGCCACAACAAGGTGCCCGTCTCCTGGACCTCCTACCACCCAGGCAGGCTATTGCTCATCTCACCCACCAGCTAGAGATGACCCTTGTGGGCAGTGCCAGGAAGACCTGGAGGGGGCCACCAGTGAGCCCAGTGAATCCAGCGAGGAAGCCTGCAAGACTCCCGGTCCCAGGGCCTGCCCGCCCAGCCATCACACCAAGCTGAAGAAGACGTGGCTCACTCGACACTCTGAGCAGTTTGGGTGCCCAGACAGCTgccctggggaggaggagagcCCGGCAGCCCAGCTGCGAGCCCGCAAGAGGTCAAGCAGCCCCGAGGTCCAGGGAACAGCGAGCAGCCCAGCTGCCAAGCGCCCAACCGGTCCTTTCCCGGGCAGTGTGGGGCAGGGGGCCAGAGGCCGGCAGGAAGTGCTGGACTCATTATTTGGGAACAAGGCGGAGACAGAACAGTGTGGTGACCACAGAG GAACCCGGGACGACGGGGCCAGCCTGCAGGCCCCGGGGCTCCAGGAAACACCTCGCGTGGCTCCTGTGGCAGGCATCACTCAGTGCCAAGGCTGTGCCCAGGCAGCTGGCGAGACAGGAGGGCCAGCCCGCTACTCCCAGCCACTGTCCAG ATTGCCACTGGGAGAGGAGCAGCCACAGGAGGAAGACTTGGCAGCCAGCtccgaggagggaggagggtctggcCTGGAGGCTGGGCTTAGCGTGGGCCTCGCCAAGCACCTGCTAAGTGCACTGGGAGACCGCCTGTGCCGTGTTCTGAGGAGGGAGCGGGAGGCCCTGGCCTGGGCGCACCAGGAAG GCCAGGCACCAGTCGGGACTGAGGACGACCCAAGCCTTCCACGCTGCTGCAGCCACTGCCACCATGGACTGTTCAATACCCACTGGCGATGCCCTCGCTGCAGCCACCGGCTGTGTGTGGCCTGTGGTCGCATGGCAGGTGCTGGGAGGACCAGGGAGAAAGCAG GCTCTCAGGGACAGTCCACGGAGAAGTGTGGCCAGGAAGTTGGGCACAGTGCCAGTTCCCTGATGCTCACCCAGTTTGTCTCCAGTCAGG CTTTGGCAGAATTAAGCGCTGCAATGCACCAGGTCTGGGTCAAGTTTGACATCCGGGGGCACTGCCCCTGCCAAGCTGATGCCCGACTGTGGACCGCTGGGGATGGGGGCCCGCAG AAGGAGCCAATGGAGAAAACTCCCCCAACTCCACAACCTTCCTGCAACGGGGAAACCAACAGGACCAAGGACATTAAAGAGG AGACCCCAGACTCCACAGAGACCCCGGCAGAAGACCGTGCCAGCCGAGGGCCCCTGCCTTGTCCCTCTCTGTGTGAACTGCTTGCCTCCACCGCTGTCAAACTCTGCCTGGGGCATGAACGGATACACATGGCCTTTGCCCCTGTCACTCCGGCCCTGCCCAGC GATGACCGCATCACCAACATCCTGGACAGCATCATCGCGCAGGTTGTGGAGCGGAAGATCCAGGAGAAAGCCCTGGGGCCGGGGCTGCGGGCTGGGCCAGGGCTGCGGGCCGGGCCAGGCCTGCGCAAGGGCCTGGGCCTGCCCCTCTCCCCCGTTCGGCCCCGGCTGCCTCCCCCTGGAGCTCTGCTGTGGCTGCAGGAGCCCAGGCCTCAGCGAGGCTTCCACCTCTTCCAGGAGCACTGGAGGCAGGGCCAG CCTGTGCTGGTGTCAGGAATTCAGAGGACACTTCAGGGCCACCTGTGGGGGTCAGAAGCTCTCGGGGCACTTGGAGGCCAGGTGCAGGCACTGACCCCCCTTGGGCCTCCCCAGCCCACCAGCCTGGGCAGCGCAACATTCTGGGAGGGATTCTCCCGGCCTGAGA GTCGCCCGAAGTCAGATGAGGGCTCGGTGTTCCTACTGCATAGAGCTCTGGGGGACGAGGACACCAGCAG ggTAGAGAACCTGGCTGCCAGCCTGCCCCTCCCAGAGTACTGTGCCCACCATGGGAAACTCAATCTGGCTTCCTACCTCCCTCCGGGCCCTGTCCTGCGTCCACTGGAGCCCCAGCTGTGGGCAGCCTATG GTGTGAGCCCACATCGTGGGCACCTGGGGACCAAGAACCTCTGTGTGGAGGTGACCGACCTGGTCAGTGTCCTGGTACATGCTGAAGCCCCCCTGCCCACCTGGCGCCGGACACAGAAAG ATTTCCTCTCAGGCCTGGACGGGGAGGGGCTGTGGTCCCCAGGCAGCCAGGTCAGCACCGTGTGGCATGTGTTCCGGGCACAGGACGCCCAGCGCATCCGCCGCTTTCTCCAGATG GTGTGCCCCACTGGGGCAGGAAACTTGGAGCCTGGTACCCCTGGCAGGTGCTACCTGGACGCAGGGCTGCGGCGGCGCCTGCGGGAGGAGTGGGGTGTGAGCTGCTGGACCCTGCTACAGGCCCCCGGAGAAGCCGTGCTGGTGCCCGCGGGGGCTCCCCACCAG GTGCAGTGCCTGGTAAGCACAGTGAGCGTCACTCAGCACTTCCTGTCCCCTGAGACCTCTGCCCTCTCTGCTCAGCTCTGCCACCAGGGGCCCAGCCTGCCCACTGCCCACCGCCTGCTTTATGCTCAG ATGGACTGGGCTGTGTTCCAAGCAGTGAAGGTGGCTGTGGGAACATTGCAAGAGGCTAAATAG
- the HR gene encoding lysine-specific demethylase hairless isoform X1 — protein MEGPPSFLKDSPAWEKTAPENGITGRELDTPPRDGLRPAAMCLGEPAPFWRGVLSTPGSWLPPGFPQGPKDTLPLVEGEGPRNGERKAGWPSSKDGLRWKEAMLTRPLAFCGSSCPPRYSPLVPEHNGGHPKSEPVAFRPLHCPFLLETKILERAPFWMPTCLPPYLVSSLPPEHPCDWPLAPHPWVYSGGQPKVPSTFSLGSKGFYHKDPSILRLAKDPLATVEPGLLGSAPGGHLQRTGEVEHPSLHQRDGETGVGRHPNLCPLLLGHPDTVPRTPWPTCSPGLVHTLGNVWAVPGGGSLGYQLGPSATTRCPSPGPPTTQAGYCSSHPPARDDPCGQCQEDLEGATSEPSESSEEACKTPGPRACPPSHHTKLKKTWLTRHSEQFGCPDSCPGEEESPAAQLRARKRSSSPEVQGTASSPAAKRPTGPFPGSVGQGARGRQEVLDSLFGNKAETEQCGDHRGTRDDGASLQAPGLQETPRVAPVAGITQCQGCAQAAGETGGPARYSQPLSRLPLGEEQPQEEDLAASSEEGGGSGLEAGLSVGLAKHLLSALGDRLCRVLRREREALAWAHQEAGQAPVGTEDDPSLPRCCSHCHHGLFNTHWRCPRCSHRLCVACGRMAGAGRTREKAGSQGQSTEKCGQEVGHSASSLMLTQFVSSQALAELSAAMHQVWVKFDIRGHCPCQADARLWTAGDGGPQKEPMEKTPPTPQPSCNGETNRTKDIKEETPDSTETPAEDRASRGPLPCPSLCELLASTAVKLCLGHERIHMAFAPVTPALPSDDRITNILDSIIAQVVERKIQEKALGPGLRAGPGLRAGPGLRKGLGLPLSPVRPRLPPPGALLWLQEPRPQRGFHLFQEHWRQGQPVLVSGIQRTLQGHLWGSEALGALGGQVQALTPLGPPQPTSLGSATFWEGFSRPESRPKSDEGSVFLLHRALGDEDTSRVENLAASLPLPEYCAHHGKLNLASYLPPGPVLRPLEPQLWAAYGVSPHRGHLGTKNLCVEVTDLVSVLVHAEAPLPTWRRTQKDFLSGLDGEGLWSPGSQVSTVWHVFRAQDAQRIRRFLQMVCPTGAGNLEPGTPGRCYLDAGLRRRLREEWGVSCWTLLQAPGEAVLVPAGAPHQVQCLVSTVSVTQHFLSPETSALSAQLCHQGPSLPTAHRLLYAQMDWAVFQAVKVAVGTLQEAK, from the exons ATGGAGGGTCCGCCCAGCTTCCTGAAGGACAGCCCAGCCTGGGAGAAGACAGCCCCTGAGAACGGGATCACAGGACGGGAGCTAGACACCCCACCGCGAGATGGCCTGCGCCCTGCGGCAATGTGCCTGGGAGAGCCCGCTCCCTTCTGGAGGGGTGTCCTgagcaccccaggctcctggcTGCCCCCTGGCTTCCCTCAGGGCCCCAAGGACACGCTCCCACTGGTGGAGGGTGAAGGTCCCCGGAATGGAGAGAGGAAGGCTGGCTGGCCAAGCAGCAAGGACGGGCTGCGCTGGAAGGAGGCGATGCTTACCCGTCCACTGGCATTCTGTGGGTCATCGTGCCCACCTCGCTACAGCCCCCTGGTTCCTGAGCATAATGGTGGCCATCCCAAGAGTGAACCTGTGGCCTTCCGGCCCTTGCACTGCCCCTTCCTTCTGGAGACCAAGATCCTGGAGCGAGCTCCTTTCTGGATGCCCACCTGCTTGCCACCCTACCTAGTGTCCAGCCTGCCCCCAGAGCATCCATGTGACTGGCCCTTGGCCCCACACCCCTGGGTGTACTCCGGAGGCCAGCCCAAAGTGCCCTCCACCTTCAGCTTAGGCAGCAAG GGCTTTTACCACAAGGATCCAAGCATACTCAGGCTGGCAAAGGACCCATTGGCAACTGTGGAACCTGGGTTGCTGGGCTCAGCCCCTGGTGGACATCTCCAGAGAACTGGGGAAGTGGAACACCCTTCTCTCCACCAGAGGGATGGAGAGACAGGAGTTGGCAGGCATCCGAAcctttgcccccttctcctgggaCATCCAGACACTGTGCCCCGGACCCCGTGGCCCACTTGTTCCCCAGGCTTGGTTCATACTCTTGGCAATGTCTGGGCTGTCCCCGGAGGTGGGAGCCTTGGGTACCAGCTGGGGCCATCAGCCACAACAAGGTGCCCGTCTCCTGGACCTCCTACCACCCAGGCAGGCTATTGCTCATCTCACCCACCAGCTAGAGATGACCCTTGTGGGCAGTGCCAGGAAGACCTGGAGGGGGCCACCAGTGAGCCCAGTGAATCCAGCGAGGAAGCCTGCAAGACTCCCGGTCCCAGGGCCTGCCCGCCCAGCCATCACACCAAGCTGAAGAAGACGTGGCTCACTCGACACTCTGAGCAGTTTGGGTGCCCAGACAGCTgccctggggaggaggagagcCCGGCAGCCCAGCTGCGAGCCCGCAAGAGGTCAAGCAGCCCCGAGGTCCAGGGAACAGCGAGCAGCCCAGCTGCCAAGCGCCCAACCGGTCCTTTCCCGGGCAGTGTGGGGCAGGGGGCCAGAGGCCGGCAGGAAGTGCTGGACTCATTATTTGGGAACAAGGCGGAGACAGAACAGTGTGGTGACCACAGAG GAACCCGGGACGACGGGGCCAGCCTGCAGGCCCCGGGGCTCCAGGAAACACCTCGCGTGGCTCCTGTGGCAGGCATCACTCAGTGCCAAGGCTGTGCCCAGGCAGCTGGCGAGACAGGAGGGCCAGCCCGCTACTCCCAGCCACTGTCCAG ATTGCCACTGGGAGAGGAGCAGCCACAGGAGGAAGACTTGGCAGCCAGCtccgaggagggaggagggtctggcCTGGAGGCTGGGCTTAGCGTGGGCCTCGCCAAGCACCTGCTAAGTGCACTGGGAGACCGCCTGTGCCGTGTTCTGAGGAGGGAGCGGGAGGCCCTGGCCTGGGCGCACCAGGAAG CAGGCCAGGCACCAGTCGGGACTGAGGACGACCCAAGCCTTCCACGCTGCTGCAGCCACTGCCACCATGGACTGTTCAATACCCACTGGCGATGCCCTCGCTGCAGCCACCGGCTGTGTGTGGCCTGTGGTCGCATGGCAGGTGCTGGGAGGACCAGGGAGAAAGCAG GCTCTCAGGGACAGTCCACGGAGAAGTGTGGCCAGGAAGTTGGGCACAGTGCCAGTTCCCTGATGCTCACCCAGTTTGTCTCCAGTCAGG CTTTGGCAGAATTAAGCGCTGCAATGCACCAGGTCTGGGTCAAGTTTGACATCCGGGGGCACTGCCCCTGCCAAGCTGATGCCCGACTGTGGACCGCTGGGGATGGGGGCCCGCAG AAGGAGCCAATGGAGAAAACTCCCCCAACTCCACAACCTTCCTGCAACGGGGAAACCAACAGGACCAAGGACATTAAAGAGG AGACCCCAGACTCCACAGAGACCCCGGCAGAAGACCGTGCCAGCCGAGGGCCCCTGCCTTGTCCCTCTCTGTGTGAACTGCTTGCCTCCACCGCTGTCAAACTCTGCCTGGGGCATGAACGGATACACATGGCCTTTGCCCCTGTCACTCCGGCCCTGCCCAGC GATGACCGCATCACCAACATCCTGGACAGCATCATCGCGCAGGTTGTGGAGCGGAAGATCCAGGAGAAAGCCCTGGGGCCGGGGCTGCGGGCTGGGCCAGGGCTGCGGGCCGGGCCAGGCCTGCGCAAGGGCCTGGGCCTGCCCCTCTCCCCCGTTCGGCCCCGGCTGCCTCCCCCTGGAGCTCTGCTGTGGCTGCAGGAGCCCAGGCCTCAGCGAGGCTTCCACCTCTTCCAGGAGCACTGGAGGCAGGGCCAG CCTGTGCTGGTGTCAGGAATTCAGAGGACACTTCAGGGCCACCTGTGGGGGTCAGAAGCTCTCGGGGCACTTGGAGGCCAGGTGCAGGCACTGACCCCCCTTGGGCCTCCCCAGCCCACCAGCCTGGGCAGCGCAACATTCTGGGAGGGATTCTCCCGGCCTGAGA GTCGCCCGAAGTCAGATGAGGGCTCGGTGTTCCTACTGCATAGAGCTCTGGGGGACGAGGACACCAGCAG ggTAGAGAACCTGGCTGCCAGCCTGCCCCTCCCAGAGTACTGTGCCCACCATGGGAAACTCAATCTGGCTTCCTACCTCCCTCCGGGCCCTGTCCTGCGTCCACTGGAGCCCCAGCTGTGGGCAGCCTATG GTGTGAGCCCACATCGTGGGCACCTGGGGACCAAGAACCTCTGTGTGGAGGTGACCGACCTGGTCAGTGTCCTGGTACATGCTGAAGCCCCCCTGCCCACCTGGCGCCGGACACAGAAAG ATTTCCTCTCAGGCCTGGACGGGGAGGGGCTGTGGTCCCCAGGCAGCCAGGTCAGCACCGTGTGGCATGTGTTCCGGGCACAGGACGCCCAGCGCATCCGCCGCTTTCTCCAGATG GTGTGCCCCACTGGGGCAGGAAACTTGGAGCCTGGTACCCCTGGCAGGTGCTACCTGGACGCAGGGCTGCGGCGGCGCCTGCGGGAGGAGTGGGGTGTGAGCTGCTGGACCCTGCTACAGGCCCCCGGAGAAGCCGTGCTGGTGCCCGCGGGGGCTCCCCACCAG GTGCAGTGCCTGGTAAGCACAGTGAGCGTCACTCAGCACTTCCTGTCCCCTGAGACCTCTGCCCTCTCTGCTCAGCTCTGCCACCAGGGGCCCAGCCTGCCCACTGCCCACCGCCTGCTTTATGCTCAG ATGGACTGGGCTGTGTTCCAAGCAGTGAAGGTGGCTGTGGGAACATTGCAAGAGGCTAAATAG
- the HRURF gene encoding protein HRURF, whose product MAQPTASAQKLVRPIRAVCRILQIPESDPSNLRP is encoded by the coding sequence ATGGCGCAACCCACGGCCTCGGCCCAGAAGCTGGTGCGGCCGATTCGCGCCGTGTGCCGCATCCTGCAGATCCCGGAGTCCGACCCCTCCAACCTGCGGCCCTAG